In Cloacibacterium caeni, a single window of DNA contains:
- a CDS encoding DUF4241 domain-containing protein has translation MSHLENISKLFSKNFVENPMLETFEAGKIHLPSGKLVACDPLITHDMKEFVIHFPVGDFPVFVHKERDSNCIAYVEVVFQNEEATTFKMATTEGQHIEDLQGEEVFGYPVESGMGCFMDAETQDALNHLENRLFHRKGADFMGIYEEFFHSHFFDENGAIDQFAFLKPDEEKPGNIFAFETGYGEGFYASYIGFGAENQPVKIITEFIEIKSE, from the coding sequence ATGTCACACCTAGAAAACATATCAAAACTTTTTTCTAAAAATTTTGTAGAAAATCCCATGCTAGAAACTTTCGAGGCAGGAAAAATTCATCTTCCTAGCGGAAAGTTAGTCGCTTGTGACCCATTGATTACCCATGACATGAAGGAATTTGTGATTCATTTTCCTGTAGGTGATTTTCCTGTTTTTGTACACAAAGAAAGAGACAGTAATTGTATTGCTTATGTAGAGGTAGTTTTCCAAAATGAGGAGGCAACAACTTTTAAAATGGCAACCACAGAAGGTCAACATATTGAAGATTTACAAGGAGAAGAAGTTTTCGGGTATCCTGTAGAATCTGGAATGGGTTGTTTTATGGATGCAGAAACGCAGGATGCTCTTAATCATTTAGAAAATAGATTGTTCCATAGAAAAGGAGCAGATTTTATGGGCATTTACGAAGAGTTTTTCCATAGTCATTTCTTTGATGAAAATGGAGCGATTGACCAATTTGCTTTCCTAAAACCAGACGAAGAAAAACCAGGAAATATTTTTGCTTTCGAAACAGGATACGGAGAAGGTTTCTATGCAAGCTATATTGGTTTTGGTGCAGAAAATCAACCGGTTAAAATTATAACGGAGTTTATTGAAATAAAATCTGAATAA
- a CDS encoding ribokinase, which yields MKVSAEQPKIIVVGSSSIDLVLNTSFHPEPNETVIAQKSETFFGGKGANQAVGTARLGANTFFIGCVGMDPYGQQILRNLVDENVNVGFVHEDLDHATGTAYVIAAHGKNAIVVVPSANYCLEPKHLESAERFFSTADLVLTQLEIPMNVVEKTYEFAKKYNKKLGIYASPAARISEEILEYASFIVAKSNELSIIFGEESREKILRKYPNKLFVRDDANSTIYHNGSEMKYHRNDPEDMPNKMGMGDAFTSGFSIALCHGNEIDDCVKFGNDVSLKVAQKRGSQTGLPKLKDFGL from the coding sequence ATGAAAGTAAGCGCAGAACAGCCCAAAATTATAGTAGTAGGAAGTTCTTCTATTGATTTAGTCCTCAATACATCATTTCACCCAGAACCTAATGAAACGGTAATCGCCCAAAAATCTGAAACTTTTTTTGGAGGAAAAGGAGCCAATCAAGCAGTAGGAACAGCGAGATTAGGAGCAAATACATTTTTCATTGGTTGCGTAGGAATGGATCCTTATGGTCAACAAATTCTTAGAAATTTAGTAGATGAAAATGTAAACGTAGGTTTTGTACACGAAGATTTAGACCACGCTACAGGAACGGCTTATGTAATTGCAGCGCACGGTAAAAACGCCATCGTAGTAGTTCCTTCTGCCAATTATTGTCTAGAGCCAAAGCATTTAGAGAGTGCAGAAAGATTTTTTTCTACAGCAGATTTAGTGCTAACTCAGTTAGAAATTCCAATGAATGTGGTAGAAAAAACGTATGAATTTGCAAAAAAATATAACAAAAAACTGGGAATTTATGCTTCTCCTGCTGCCAGAATTTCAGAAGAGATTTTAGAGTATGCTTCTTTTATCGTGGCAAAAAGCAATGAACTTTCCATCATTTTTGGGGAAGAATCTAGAGAAAAAATTTTAAGAAAATATCCCAATAAACTTTTTGTAAGAGATGATGCTAATTCTACCATTTACCACAATGGTTCAGAGATGAAATATCACAGAAACGACCCAGAAGACATGCCGAATAAGATGGGAATGGGAGACGCTTTCACTTCTGGTTTTTCCATCGCGTTATGTCATGGAAATGAGATAGATGATTGTGTGAAATTCGGGAATGATGTTTCGCTAAAAGTGGCACAAAAAAGAGGTTCTCAAACAGGATTGCCCAAATTAAAAGATTTCGGTTTGTAA
- a CDS encoding alpha/beta hydrolase family protein has product MQRISNFWNSLLFLDIFGNRIFHRFSLMNNTITIHTQDQYPITATLFEPENANGKLLLVNSATGVKQQTYYSFAQHFANLGFVVITYDYRGVALSKPDQLKGFKASMRTWGNTDYKAVTDFIEEHYPNHRKFLIGHSVGALILGMNKGSEIFEKFCFVATQNTYFGHLSPRIKMLGLLGFGLYQPVLTRVKGYFKTYFVNLGESLPKGVSDDWRTLIMNRKSVNRLLEKTENFSKNLHQEVLYLNMQDDDWITETGMKLLMNETYVNMKPIYRTVHPNESNGEEIGHINFFRAKHSKLWSIVFDWFS; this is encoded by the coding sequence ATGCAGAGAATTTCAAATTTTTGGAATTCTCTTCTTTTTTTAGATATTTTTGGAAACAGAATTTTCCACAGATTTTCTCTTATGAATAATACCATTACCATCCATACTCAAGACCAATATCCAATCACTGCAACTCTCTTTGAGCCAGAAAATGCGAATGGGAAACTACTGTTGGTGAATTCTGCTACTGGCGTGAAACAACAAACGTATTACTCTTTTGCACAGCATTTTGCAAATTTGGGTTTTGTGGTTATTACCTATGATTACAGAGGAGTGGCGCTTTCTAAACCAGACCAGCTCAAAGGTTTTAAAGCGAGCATGAGAACTTGGGGAAATACAGATTATAAAGCCGTTACAGATTTTATAGAGGAGCATTATCCAAATCACCGAAAATTTCTAATCGGTCATTCTGTGGGCGCTTTAATCCTTGGAATGAACAAAGGTTCAGAAATTTTTGAAAAATTTTGTTTCGTGGCCACTCAAAATACCTATTTTGGACATCTTTCTCCAAGAATTAAAATGTTAGGATTATTGGGTTTTGGTCTGTATCAACCAGTGCTTACTCGAGTAAAAGGGTATTTCAAGACATATTTTGTGAATTTAGGCGAATCTTTACCCAAAGGTGTTTCAGATGATTGGCGAACCCTCATCATGAACAGAAAATCTGTAAATCGACTGCTCGAAAAAACGGAGAATTTCTCTAAAAATTTACATCAAGAGGTTTTATATCTCAACATGCAAGATGATGATTGGATTACAGAAACGGGAATGAAACTGCTCATGAACGAAACGTATGTCAATATGAAACCTATTTACAGAACCGTGCATCCTAACGAAAGCAATGGAGAAGAAATAGGGCACATTAATTTTTTTAGAGCAAAACACAGTAAACTTTGGAGCATTGTTTTCGATTGGTTTTCGTAG
- a CDS encoding HD domain-containing protein: MKNHLTLTINFVKEKLEGAEAGHDWFHIERVWKLSKKIAEKEGGNLEVIELSALLHDIADPKFHNGDETLALKISQNFLEEIHVNAKLIEQVLFVIKNISFKNRAEAPENPPLELQIVQDADRLDAIGAIGIARTFNFGGFKNNFMYHPEINPNLGMNKEEYKKSKGTTINHFYEKLLLLKDLMNTETAKKIASERHDFMLQFLDEFYKEWNVEL, encoded by the coding sequence ATGAAAAATCACCTTACCCTTACCATAAATTTTGTTAAAGAAAAACTAGAAGGTGCAGAAGCAGGACACGATTGGTTTCACATAGAACGTGTCTGGAAACTCTCTAAAAAAATAGCCGAAAAAGAAGGCGGAAATCTGGAAGTGATAGAACTTTCTGCGCTATTGCACGATATTGCAGACCCTAAGTTTCACAACGGTGATGAAACTTTGGCGCTCAAAATTTCTCAAAATTTTCTAGAAGAAATTCATGTAAATGCTAAATTAATAGAGCAAGTGTTGTTTGTTATCAAAAATATTTCCTTCAAAAATAGAGCAGAAGCTCCAGAAAATCCTCCTTTAGAATTACAAATTGTACAAGATGCAGACCGACTTGATGCGATTGGTGCGATTGGAATTGCTCGAACATTCAATTTTGGTGGATTCAAGAATAATTTTATGTATCATCCAGAAATTAATCCCAATCTAGGCATGAACAAAGAAGAGTACAAAAAATCCAAAGGAACCACCATCAACCATTTTTACGAAAAATTATTGTTGCTCAAAGATTTAATGAACACCGAAACCGCAAAAAAAATCGCATCAGAAAGACACGATTTTATGTTGCAATTTCTTGATGAATTTTATAAAGAATGGAATGTGGAACTGTAG
- a CDS encoding RtcB family protein, which produces MGNLKLKGKDILKLGYPNNKSVTVALEVAKKNFANKNTAYVKNILKEILLQPEEFKSNLMLGQIAEELLTSQKTEKRMLLNNRVSFEIFGEEISEDAVNQFYTSLKLPVSVKGALMPDAHFGYGLPIGGVLATKNAVIPYGVGLDIGCRMCLSILDTPVSYLDGAKNKYEKALAEHTKFGMYEVHKTHIENEIFDDETFNLMPILRRLKSKAIKQLGTSGGGNHFVEFGEVEILEDDEQIGLPKGKYVGILSHSGSRGFGAEIAQYYTRVAVENCPLPKEAQHLAWLDIDTHLGQEYWIAMNLAGDYAAACHADIHRRLIKAVGGRLKVRIENHHNFAWKENVDGEELIVHRKGATPASEGQLGIIPGSMTSKGYIVKGRGNAASLHSASHGAGRKHARNFAKNAFTQKEMKEELKKHKVTLIGGSLEEAPMMYKDINQVMNAQQDLVDILGTFQPRIVRMDK; this is translated from the coding sequence ATGGGAAATTTAAAACTAAAAGGAAAAGATATCCTGAAATTGGGATATCCTAATAATAAATCCGTGACGGTAGCTTTAGAAGTGGCAAAGAAAAATTTTGCCAATAAGAATACCGCTTACGTGAAAAATATTTTGAAGGAAATTTTACTTCAACCAGAAGAATTTAAAAGCAATCTAATGCTAGGACAAATTGCAGAAGAACTTTTAACGAGTCAAAAAACAGAAAAAAGAATGCTCTTGAACAACAGAGTTTCATTTGAAATTTTCGGAGAGGAAATTTCAGAAGATGCAGTCAATCAGTTTTATACATCGCTCAAACTTCCGGTTTCGGTAAAAGGTGCATTAATGCCAGATGCACATTTCGGATATGGTCTACCAATTGGTGGAGTTTTGGCAACCAAAAATGCTGTAATTCCTTATGGAGTAGGCTTGGATATTGGTTGTAGAATGTGTTTGAGTATTTTAGATACTCCAGTTTCTTACTTAGATGGAGCAAAGAACAAATACGAAAAAGCATTAGCCGAACATACCAAATTCGGAATGTACGAAGTGCATAAAACGCACATAGAAAATGAAATTTTTGATGATGAAACATTTAACCTAATGCCCATTTTGAGAAGATTAAAATCAAAAGCCATCAAACAATTGGGAACTTCAGGTGGTGGAAACCATTTTGTAGAATTCGGAGAAGTAGAAATTCTTGAAGATGATGAACAAATTGGTTTGCCCAAAGGAAAATACGTGGGAATTCTTTCGCACAGTGGTTCCAGAGGTTTCGGAGCAGAGATTGCACAATATTACACAAGAGTGGCGGTAGAAAACTGTCCGCTTCCAAAAGAAGCACAACATTTGGCTTGGCTAGATATAGACACACATCTCGGACAAGAATATTGGATTGCAATGAATTTGGCAGGAGATTATGCTGCAGCTTGTCATGCAGATATTCACAGACGCTTGATAAAAGCGGTTGGCGGAAGATTGAAAGTCAGAATAGAAAATCATCACAATTTTGCGTGGAAAGAAAATGTGGACGGAGAAGAACTGATTGTTCACAGAAAAGGAGCAACTCCAGCTTCAGAAGGACAATTGGGAATAATTCCCGGTTCTATGACCAGCAAAGGGTACATTGTAAAAGGCAGGGGAAATGCTGCTTCTCTTCATTCGGCTTCTCACGGAGCAGGAAGAAAACATGCTAGAAATTTTGCCAAAAATGCTTTCACCCAAAAAGAGATGAAAGAAGAATTAAAAAAGCATAAAGTAACCTTAATCGGTGGGAGTTTAGAAGAAGCACCCATGATGTACAAAGACATCAATCAGGTGATGAATGCTCAACAAGATTTGGTAGATATTCTGGGAACTTTTCAACCGAGAATCGTGAGAATGGATAAGTGA